A single window of Aspergillus flavus chromosome 4, complete sequence DNA harbors:
- a CDS encoding SPX domain protein produces MRFGKTLKNSIYPPWSGKYIDYHKLKVLLREHDVTGDGSDSDTQWTEQDEEAFVQELINVQVDKVNAFQVETSQQLRERTSACETKLRPLAPSDENEVPTIVDENERKTIASEVLQELDGITKEVSELEKYSRINFTGFLKAAKKHDRKRGARYRVKPLLQVRLSQLPFNSEDYSPLVRRLSVMYSFVREISSQGVVEPKDVEAPRFGQDSYSSLKFWVHSDNILEVKTYILRRLPVLIYNPGTSKELETLPDDPTITSLYFDTPQFDLYTQKVARAPEASSLRIRWTGNLKDKPAIFLEKKVVTDDDRSKEVKVQLKQKHVKEFLDGEYRFDKKLHRMTDMGNGESEQAESLKRDVDELQSFIKEHQVQPMLRANYTRTAFQIPGDDRIRISLDTNLALIREDSLDEERPCRDANEWHRTDIDNVGMEYPFSTVRTGEIARFPYGLLEIKLRGESAHKAEWVNDLMVSHLVKEAPRFSKFVHGVAQLFEDYVNSFPFWLGEMENDIRRDPETAFQQERERIAKRAEDDMAVGSFLGNRASPSVKPLVGSPISRLPDVESSTRPRPSPQAAPSSRPSALEGVSHEVPESSEQEDRPVTLSRLAALFPTFSFSRASRVQQASVALPPGVREPGTWIKDSGPVKVESKVWLANQRTFIKWLHVSILLSSLSLGLYNAAGKTNDIARALAIVYTCFAIFSAAWGWYMYEKRSRLIRQRSGRDLDNTFGPIVVCIGLAVALVLNFAFKYSSTLEKLRQEQPSHTDMPTLVNQGGHAL; encoded by the exons ATGCGCTTTGGTAAAACTCTCAAGAATTCAATTTATCCTCCGTGGAGTGGGAAGTACATCGATTACCACAAGCTCAAGGTCCTCTTGAGAGAGCATGATGTCACCGGGGATGGCAGTGACTCGGACACTCAATGGACGgaacaggatgaagaggctTTTGTCCAGGAACTGATCAACGTTCAAGTGGACAAAGTCAACGCTTTCCAAGTGGAGACTTCCCAGCAGTTGAGGGAACGTACTTCTGCCTGTGAAACCAAGCTGCGACCACTGGCACCCTCTGACGAAAACGAGGTACCCACTATAGTCGACGAAAATGAGAGGAAGACTATCGCTTCCGAAGTTCTCCAGGAATTAGATGGTATCACCAAAGAAGTGAGCGAGCTCGAGAAGTACAGTCGCATCAACTTCACTGGGTTCCTCAAAGCTGCAAAGAAGCATGATAGAAAGCGAGGGGCCCGATATCGCGTTAAGCCTCTGCTTCAAGTCCGGCTATCGCAGTTGCCATTTAACTCTGAAGATTATTCGCCCCTAGTCCGCAGGCTGTCAGTGATGTATTCCTTTGTTCGTGAAATATCGAGTCAGGGTGTTGTTGAGCCCAAGGATGTGGAGGCGCCTCGGTTCGGCCAAGACTCATATTCATCATTGAAGTTTTGGGTACACTCCGATAACATTCTAGAAGTCAAAACTTACATCCTTCGACGATTGCCGGTCCTCATCTATAACCCTGGCACTTCTAAGGAATTAGAGACACTTCCAGACGACCCTACAATCACATCCCTATACTTTGACACCCCACAATTTGACCTTTACACTCAAAAGGTCGCACGTGCACCTGAGGCCAGTTCCCTGAGGATTAGATGGACTGGAAATCTGAAAGATAAGCCTGCTATCTTCTTGGAGAAAAAGGTCGTGACCGATGACGATCGCAGTAAAGAGGTAAAGGTGCAGCTGAAGCAGAAGCACGTGAAAGAGTTTCTCGACGGCGAATATCGATTTGACAAGAAGCTCCATCGGATGACCGACATGGGTAATGGAGAGTCGGAGCAGGCAGAATCTCTCAAGAGGGATGTGGATGAGCTGCAATCGTTCATTAAGGAGCACCAGGTGCAACCCATGCTGCGAGCCAACTATACTCGCACGGCTTTCCAGATTCCTGGCGATGATCGGATCCGCATCTCTCTCGACACGAATTTAGCACTAATTCGTGAAGACTCTTTGGATGAAGAGCGACCCTGCCGTGATGCGAATGAATGGCACCGTACTGATATCGACAATGTCGGTATGGAATATCCATTCAGTACCGTCCGAACAGGTGAAATCGCGCGCTTCCCGTATGGTTTGCTGGAGATTAAGCTGAGGGGGGAGTCTGCACACAAAGCCGAATGGGTCAATGATCTGATGGTTTCACACCTTGTGAAGGAGGCCCCACGGTTTTCTAAATTTGTTCATGGCGTCGCACAGCTTTTTGAAGACTATGTCAACAGCTTTCCTTTCTGGCTTGGTGAGATGGAAAATGACATCCGCCGGGATCCTGAGACTGCGTTCCAGCAGGAGCGAGAAAGAATTGCAAAACGGGCGGAAGATGACATGGCAGTTGGAAGCTTCCTTGGCAACAGGGCGAGCCCGTCTGTAAAGCCCTTGGTGGGATCCCCCATCTCTAGGTTACCAGACGTCGAAAGTTCCACACGCCCGAGGCCATCACCCCAGGCAGCGCCATCTTCCAGACCGTCTGCCTTAGAGGGCGTCTCTCATGAAGTACCTGAATCATCAGAGCAAGAGGACCGACCTGTGACCCTGTCCCGTCTGGCTGCGTTGTTTCCAacgttttctttttcacgTGCAAGTCGCGTGCAGCAGGCTTCGGTTGCTTTGCCGCCGGGTGTACGGGAGCCAGGTACCTGGATCAAGGATTCCGGACCTGTCAAGGTCGAAAGCAAAGTGTGGCTTGCCAACCAGCGAACCTTCATAAAATGGCTTCACGTCAgtatccttctttcctcgcTCTCTCTGGGTCTTTATAACGCGGCGGGTAAAACCAATGACATAGCCCGCGCCCTCGCTATCGTCTATACTTGCTTTGCAATCTTTTCCGCAGCCTGGGGGTGGTACATGTATGAGAAGCGCTCTCGACTTATTCGCCAACGAAGCGGGCGGGATCTAGACAATACTTTTGGACCGATAGTTGTGTGTATCGGATTGGCTGTAGCCCTTGTATTGAACTTTGCTTTTAAG TATTCATCCACCTTGGAGAAGCTCAGACAAGAGCAGCCTTCTCACACCGATATGCCTACTTTAGTCAACCAAGGTGGACACGCACTTTGA
- a CDS encoding NUDIX hydrolase domain-like protein (NUDIX family hydrolase), producing METPKSELLEAVPLSSSLHDALRYLHDHPYPHVPNPPACNKRASVALVLRVRPTHNHWPDSQHSSITPQENNTASVKQRLNTFFSQDWVQNGDPEALFIKRASRVGDRWTGHVALPGGKRDPEDADDKAAAIREASEEVGLDLTADEYIFVGNLPERVVSTGWTSVPLMVLCPYVFLLTCSDSPTLRLQPTEVASTHWVPLSALLSPSQRTVEYVDISQRYAKTSGFITRLTYRYILGLMEFSAVRLRPTESLWCNPSFGFAAIDSRGPSPLMQRLKAWFFGNRPDPEDQTQPLLLWGLTLGILADFLDMLPPHTAVQLWEYPTFTFPDLRLITSILTYRLRKSNKLQAKSRPQLSNTAVGSQTSGVSVTSNDDAAEASHFHNEVGIEGLGVGRYYGSSETKELERDTHAVGIMLKGYYAKLRFAIQIFLAWRAAIGSLAVLYTWRLFRRRK from the exons ATGGAGACACCAAAGTCCGAGTTGTTAGAAGCAGTTCCGCTCTCCAGTTCTCTTCATGATGCACTACGGTACCTCCATGACCATCCGTATCCTCATGTTCCCAATCCGCCAGCATGCAATAAACGCGCCTCCGTGGCCCTCGTCCTTCGAGTCCGACCTACGCATAACCATTGGCCCGACTCGCAACACTCGTCTATCACTCCGCAAGAGAACAATACTGCGTCAGTCAAGCAACGCTTGAATACTTTTTTCTCTCAGGACTGGGTTCAGAACGGCGATCCCGAGGCTCTCTTCATCAAACGAGCTTCCCGTGTGGGAGATCGCTGGACTGGCCATGTTGCTCTACCTGGAGGAAAGCgtgatccagaagatgcagaCGACAAAGCTGCTGCTATTAGGGAAGCATCAGAAGAAGTAGGACTCGACTTGACGGCGGATGAGTATATATTTGTGGGGAATCTACCGGAGCGTGTTGTATCTACTGGTTGGACCTCCGTTCC TTTAATGGTTCTTTGCCCTTATGTTTTCCTTCTAACATGCAGTGATTCTCCGACCCTCCGACTACAGCCAACAGAGGTTGCTTCAACCCACTGGGTACCTCTTAGTgctctcctttctccttcgCAGCGCACGGTGGAGTATGTCGATATATCGCAGCGCTATGCGAAAACGTCTGGATTTATCACCCGTCTTACTTATCGGTACATCTTGGGCCTTATGGAGTTTTCTGCTGTCCGGTTAAGGCCGACTGAAAGTCTTTGGTGCAATCCGTCGTTTGGATTTGCCGCTATAGACAGCCGAGGACCGTCTCCCCTAATGCAACGATTAAAGGCGTGGTTCTTTGGCAACCGACCTGATCCTGAGGACCAGACTCAGCCCCTTCTTCTATGGGGGTTGACTCTCGGTATTCTAGCTGACTTTTTAGATATGCTCCCGCCTCACACAGCTGTGCAGCTGTGGGAGTACCCTACGTTTACCTTCCCCGACCTACGCCTGATTACCAGCATTCTAACTTATCGCCTACGGAAAAGCAACAAGCTCCAGGCCAAGTCTAGACCTCAACTAAGCAACACAGCGGTTGGCAGTCAAACATCTGGTGTGAGTGTAACCAGTAATGATGATGCAGCGGAAGCGAGCCATTTTCATAATGAAGTTGGCATCGAGGGGCTAGGAGTTGGCAGGTACTATGGGTCATCTGAAACCAAAGAGTTGGAACGGGATACACATGCTGTTGGTATCATGCTTAAAGGTTATTATGCTAAACTCAGATTTGCTATCCAGATTTTCTTGGCGTGGCGAGCTGCTATAGGTTCCTTAGCTGTGTTGTACACATGGAGACTATTCCGACGCCGAAAATGA
- a CDS encoding permease of the major facilitator superfamily (tetracycline transporter, putative), with translation MALAADQRKKILKVLMTSLLLDLISFTFILPLFPSLLTFYRNADPSPASLLNQIFRYLNAYKNAFAKTIDSRYDIVLLGGALGSLFSFLQALAAPVIGRLSDKYGRRTALLCSMAGNILSVALWVAATDFRTFVASRIVGGLSEGNVQLANAIATDISDASQRGSTMALVGACFSIAFTCGPVLGAALSNITVVAANPFATAAGMSLLLIVVETLYLYLCLPETHPRLTKLTQATPQSNGTKFASSETSRSTPRVHTNNPAVLNLIHFLFLLPFSGLEFSLPFLTAAFYAGHKASPSALNGRLLSMMGLIASLLQGTVVRRLPPLVTVRAGVVACTISFFLLARVSSLPGLYVASGFLAITSATVVTGLNSLGSFEAQEGERGAVLGRLRSWGQVGRATGPVLFCSLFWWVGREIAYTTGGFLMLAVCVGVFTTLRSPPIAPAAQKKK, from the exons ATGGCGCTAGCCGCTGATCagcggaagaagatcctcaaGGTCTTGATGACATCTTTGCTTCTGGATTTG ATATCCTTCACCTTCATTTTACCGCTATTTCCTTCCTTATTGACGTTCTACCGCAACGCAGACCCTTCCCCCGCGTCTCTCTTGAATCAAATATTTCGCTACCTAAACGCTTACAAGAACGCTTTTGCCAAAACAATCGACTCCCGCTATGATATCGTCCTTCTAGGAGGCGCTCTGGGTTcgctcttctctttcctccagGCCCTTGCCGCCCCAGTCATCGGGCGTCTCTCCGACAAATATGGCCGCAGGACAGCGCTTCTATGCTCAATGGCGGGCAATATCCTTAGCGTCGCGCTCTGGGTTGCTGCCACAGACTTTCGCACCTTTGTTGCTAGTCGCATTGTTGGAGGCCTTAGTGAAGGCAATGTGCAGCTGGCTAATGCTATAGCCACTGATATCAGCGATGCCAGTCAGAGGGGCTCGACCATGGCCTTAGTGGGCGCTTGCTTTAGCATTGCATTTACTTGCGGCCCAGTGTTGGGGGCAGCTCTTTCCAACATTACGGTCGTGGCGGCGAATCCGTTTGCAACGGCTGCGGGGATGTCGCTTCTTCTGATCGTTGTCGAGACGCTCTATCTGTACCTCTGCCTCCCGGAGACGCACCCTCGTCTCACTAAGCTCACCCAAGCTACGCCTCAGTCCAACGGTACCAAGTTTGCGAGCAGTGAAACGAGTCGTTCAACACCGCGCGTGCATACCAATAATCCTGCCGTGCTCAATCTGattcatttcctctttcttcttcccttctcggGCTTGgaattttcccttcccttcctgaCTGCGGCATTCTACGCCGGGCACAAAGCAAGCCCTTCCGCGCTAAATGGCCGTCTCTTGTCTATGATGGGTCTCATTGCATCCTTGCTCCAGGGTACCGTCGTACGACGCTTGCCCCCGCTCGTTACTGTCCGCGCGGGTGTGGTGGCTTGCACCATTtcgttcttcctccttgctcGTGTTTCTTCTCTACCCGGGCTATACGTTGCGAGTGGATTCCTAGCCATCACTAGTGCTACTGTAGTGACCGGGCTGAACAGTTTGGGGAGCTTCGAAGCACAAGAAGGAGAGCGCGGCGCTGTGCTGGGCCGGTTGAGAAGCTGGGGGCAGGTGGGCCGTGCAACGGGGCCTGTACTTTTCTGTTCACTTTTTTGGTGGGTTGGCCGCGAGATTGCCTATACCACTGGAGGATTCCTGATGCTTGCTGTTTGCGTGGGAGTGTTTACGACTTTGAGGTCACCTCCTATTGCGCCTGCAGcccaaaagaagaaatga